One segment of Triticum aestivum cultivar Chinese Spring chromosome 2A, IWGSC CS RefSeq v2.1, whole genome shotgun sequence DNA contains the following:
- the LOC123191405 gene encoding senescence-specific cysteine protease SAG39-like, with amino-acid sequence MAIHKALLLAILGCICLCGTVIAARELNDDLLMVAKHENWMAQYGRVYKDTTEKARRFEVFKGNVELIETFNAQNHKFWLGVNQFADVTNDEFKTTNTNKGFKANSMRVLSSGFRYENLSLDALPATMDWRAKGAVTPVKDQGQCGCCWAFSAVAATEGIVKLKTGKLISLSEQELVDCDVHGQDQGCEGGLMDDAFKFIIKNGGLTMESSYPYTAADGKCKAGSNSAATITGFEDVPANNEGALMKAVANQPVSVAVDGGDMTFQFYSGGVMTGSCGTDLDHGIAAIGYGKTSDGTSYWLMKNSWGTTWGEDGYLRMEKDIADKKGMCGLAMEPSYPTK; translated from the exons ATGGCCATCCACAAGGCTTTGCTTCTTGCCATCCTCGGTTGCATCTGCCTCTGTGGTACAGTCATTGCAGCTCGTGAGCTGAATGATGACTTGTTGATGGTGGCGAAGCATGAGAACTGGATGGCTCAGTATGGCCGTGTGTACAAGGACACCACTGAGAAGGCACGTCGGTTCGAGGTTTTCAAAGGCAACGTCGAGTTGATTGAAACATTCAATGCCCAAAATCACAAGTTCTGGCTTGGCGTCAACCAATTTGCTGATGTCACAAATGATGAGTTCAAGACAACCAACACAAACAAGGGATTCAAAGCAAACTCCATGAGAGTTCTTTCTTCTGGATTCAGGTATGAGAATTTGAGTTTGGATGCCCTTCCAGCAACGATGGACTGGAGGGCCAAGGGAGCCGTCACTCCTGTCAAGGATCAAGGCCAGTGTG GCTGCTGTTGGGCATTTTCTGCTGTTGCCGCGACAGAGGGCATTGTAAAACTGAAAACCGGGAAGTTGATCTCACTGTCGGAGCAGGAGTTGGTTGACTGTGATGTTCATGGTCAAGATCAAGGCTGCGAGGGAGGACTCATGGATGATGCCTTCAAATTCATTATCAAGAATGGAGGCCTTACTATGGAGTCAAGCTACCCATATACTGCAGCTGACGGCAAGTGCAAGGCTGGATCCAACAGTGCCGCAACCATCACCGGCTTTGAGGATGTGCCTGCCAATAACGAGGGTGCCCTTATGAAGGCGGTGGCAAACCAACCAGTGTCTGTAGCTGTGGACGGAGGAGACATGACGTTCCAATTCTACTCTGGTGGGGTGATGACTGGGTCCTGCGGCACTGACTTGGACCATGGAATTGCAGCCATTGGATATGGAAAGACTAGTGATGGCACGAGCTATTGGTTGATGAAGAATTCATGGGGCACAACTTGGGGTGAAGATGGGTACTTGAGAATGGAGAAAGACATTGCAGACAAGAAGGGCATGTGTGGTCTTGCCATGGAGCCTTCTTACCCAACAAAATAG